One part of the Candidatus Bathyarchaeota archaeon genome encodes these proteins:
- a CDS encoding phosphotransferase — MPTEISQALLNPQSYPEKTGEITLIQTHISFVFVTENYVYKVKKPVNFGFLDFSTLEKRRLFCEKELQLNRRLCPEIYLAVVPITRVGGGLRVGGDGEAVEYALKMKRLPQECIMTKLLEEGKVGKETIDAIAEIVAKFHGAAQTNPEISQFGSMEIIKTNWDENFAQTQKYIGQTVSKTDFDYMQNKIASFMLQNRSLFEERIADERIRDCHGDLHSGNIFVTDKICIFDAIEFNDRFRYSDVAADVAFLAMDLDYQSRSDLSDYFVSQYLAYSKDAELLRVLPFYKCYRAYVRGKVVSFRLDDPNISAEEKASATHEASAYLLLAAKYAKSL; from the coding sequence ATGCCTACAGAAATATCCCAAGCCCTCCTAAACCCCCAAAGTTACCCTGAAAAAACAGGCGAAATCACGCTTATCCAGACCCACATCTCCTTTGTCTTCGTCACAGAAAACTATGTATACAAAGTCAAGAAACCCGTGAACTTTGGTTTCCTGGATTTCTCTACCCTCGAAAAACGGCGCCTCTTCTGCGAGAAAGAACTACAACTCAACAGGCGACTCTGCCCCGAAATCTACCTGGCCGTGGTGCCTATAACCCGAGTCGGCGGCGGACTTAGGGTAGGCGGAGACGGAGAAGCCGTCGAGTACGCGCTTAAAATGAAGCGGCTGCCTCAGGAATGCATCATGACTAAGCTGCTTGAGGAGGGCAAGGTAGGAAAAGAAACCATAGACGCCATCGCTGAGATAGTGGCTAAATTCCATGGCGCCGCCCAGACTAACCCCGAGATCAGCCAGTTCGGTTCAATGGAAATCATCAAGACGAATTGGGACGAGAATTTTGCGCAGACCCAAAAATACATTGGACAAACCGTAAGCAAAACCGATTTCGATTATATGCAAAACAAAATAGCCAGCTTCATGCTGCAGAACCGCAGCCTCTTTGAGGAGCGCATCGCAGACGAGCGCATCCGAGATTGCCATGGCGACTTGCATTCAGGCAACATCTTTGTCACGGATAAAATCTGTATTTTCGACGCCATCGAATTCAACGACCGCTTCCGATACAGTGACGTAGCCGCAGACGTGGCGTTCCTCGCTATGGACCTTGATTACCAGAGTCGAAGCGATTTATCCGACTACTTTGTCTCGCAGTACCTTGCCTACTCCAAGGACGCTGAGCTTTTGCGGGTGCTGCCCTTCTATAAGTGCTACCGAGCATATGTGCGGGGAAAAGTAGTTAGCTTCCGACTTGACGACCCAAACATTTCCGCTGAGGAAAAAGCATCTGCCACCCACGAGGCATCGGCGTATCTTTTGCTAGCCGCTAAATACGCAAAGAGCCTTTAG